The following proteins come from a genomic window of Hymenobacter canadensis:
- a CDS encoding TonB-dependent receptor, protein MHLYFLRIYLLGLALLALSSSPAYAQSWTLAMLRGTITDSISGQPLPGTGLQLEGPAGTTGTATDALGHFRLGGLAAGTYTLQATGLGYGTRRQQLTLAAGETQTLTLVLPAVALNLREVTVAQPRDPNQSLAAISRIDQLLRPVNSAQDLLPLVPGLVIAQHAGGGKAEQIFIRGFDVDHGTDFNVSIDGLPVNMVSHAHGQGYADMHFVIPETVDALRVYKGPYTARFGDFATAGSGEFSTKTTLESSLAKVEIGRFNTRRAVALLNLLPAGTHLLSNQTESAYLATEYTFTNAYFDSPQHFRRFNGLGKYTGILSDRTSLMLLGSHFTSRWDASGQVPERAVRDGRISRFGAIDNTEGGSTSRTNATAVLTTALPHEAVLRQQAYYSRYDFNLFSNFTFFLENPDQGDQIRQTDGRNIYGYTGTYERTSQLGSRALRSTFGLGTRIDAVDVALRNSVKRQVTGTIVAGRVFEQNLNAYLDETLTLTDQLTLNAALRADYFVFRYRDAQDTETSGRATKARVSPKLNLYYDLTPNTQLFVRSGLGFHSNDARAVVVNRADSLPALPRAIGYEVGSTFKPLPALVVNAAFWALHLQDELVYVGDGGFTESAGRTRRFGADVALRYQLSRVLFADVDLNYAHGRLVGAPKGENYIPLAPSFTTVGGLTLRQPRGLSASLRYRHLNTRPANEANTVQARGYFLLDAVASYAVGRFVLGATAENLLNVEWNQAQFDTLSRLPGEPAEGVSELHYTPGTPFFVKGSVSVLF, encoded by the coding sequence ATGCACCTTTACTTTTTACGAATTTACCTGCTTGGGCTGGCGCTGCTGGCCCTGAGCAGCAGTCCGGCGTACGCGCAATCCTGGACTCTGGCCATGCTGCGTGGCACCATCACCGACTCTATTTCCGGGCAGCCGCTGCCGGGCACTGGCCTGCAGCTCGAAGGGCCTGCCGGCACTACCGGCACGGCCACCGATGCCCTGGGCCACTTCCGGCTCGGCGGACTGGCGGCCGGCACCTACACGCTCCAAGCTACCGGGCTCGGCTATGGCACCCGCCGTCAGCAACTCACGCTGGCCGCCGGTGAAACCCAAACCCTCACGCTGGTTCTGCCTGCCGTGGCCCTAAACCTGCGCGAAGTAACCGTGGCCCAGCCTCGCGACCCCAACCAGAGCCTGGCCGCTATCAGCCGCATCGACCAACTACTGCGGCCCGTGAATTCGGCGCAGGACCTACTGCCGCTGGTGCCGGGTTTGGTTATTGCCCAGCACGCCGGTGGCGGCAAGGCCGAGCAAATTTTCATCCGGGGCTTCGATGTCGACCACGGTACCGATTTCAACGTGAGCATCGATGGGCTGCCGGTGAACATGGTGAGCCACGCCCACGGCCAGGGCTACGCCGACATGCACTTCGTGATACCCGAAACCGTGGACGCGCTGCGCGTGTACAAAGGGCCCTACACGGCCCGTTTCGGCGATTTTGCCACGGCCGGCTCCGGCGAGTTTAGCACCAAAACCACCCTGGAAAGCAGCCTGGCCAAGGTGGAAATCGGGCGGTTTAATACGCGCCGCGCCGTGGCCCTGCTGAACCTGCTGCCCGCCGGCACGCACCTGCTGTCCAACCAGACCGAAAGCGCCTACCTGGCCACCGAGTATACCTTCACCAACGCCTATTTCGACAGCCCGCAGCACTTCCGGCGCTTCAACGGGTTGGGAAAATACACCGGTATCCTGTCCGACCGCACGTCGTTGATGCTGCTGGGCTCGCACTTCACCTCGCGCTGGGATGCCTCAGGGCAGGTGCCGGAACGGGCCGTGCGCGACGGCCGGATTTCGCGCTTCGGCGCCATCGACAACACCGAGGGCGGCAGCACCAGTCGCACCAACGCCACGGCCGTGCTCACCACTGCGCTGCCCCACGAGGCCGTGCTGCGCCAGCAGGCCTACTACTCGCGCTACGATTTCAACCTGTTTTCCAACTTCACCTTCTTCCTCGAAAACCCCGACCAGGGCGACCAGATCCGGCAAACCGATGGCCGCAACATATACGGCTACACCGGCACCTACGAGCGTACCAGCCAGCTGGGCAGCCGGGCGCTGCGCTCCACCTTTGGCCTGGGCACCCGCATTGATGCCGTGGATGTGGCCCTGCGCAACTCGGTGAAGCGGCAGGTGACGGGCACCATCGTGGCCGGCCGGGTTTTCGAGCAGAACCTGAACGCCTACCTCGACGAGACGCTCACGCTCACCGACCAGCTCACGCTCAATGCGGCGCTGCGGGCCGATTATTTCGTGTTTCGCTACCGCGATGCGCAGGATACCGAAACCTCGGGCCGGGCCACTAAGGCGCGCGTCAGCCCCAAGCTGAATCTCTACTACGACCTCACGCCTAACACGCAGCTATTCGTGCGCTCGGGCCTGGGCTTTCACTCCAACGATGCCCGCGCCGTAGTCGTGAACCGTGCCGACTCGTTGCCGGCGCTGCCGCGGGCCATTGGCTACGAGGTGGGCAGCACCTTCAAGCCGCTGCCGGCGCTGGTGGTGAATGCCGCCTTCTGGGCCCTGCACCTGCAGGACGAGCTGGTGTACGTCGGCGACGGGGGTTTCACGGAAAGCGCCGGCCGCACCCGCCGCTTCGGGGCCGATGTGGCGCTGCGCTACCAGCTCAGCCGCGTACTTTTTGCCGATGTAGACCTGAACTATGCGCACGGCCGGCTGGTGGGGGCGCCGAAAGGGGAGAACTACATTCCGCTGGCGCCCAGCTTCACCACCGTGGGCGGGCTCACGCTCAGGCAGCCGCGCGGCCTGAGCGCCAGCCTGCGCTACCGCCACCTCAATACCCGCCCCGCCAACGAGGCCAACACGGTGCAGGCCCGAGGCTATTTCCTGCTGGATGCCGTGGCCAGCTACGCCGTGGGCCGCTTCGTGCTCGGGGCTACCGCCGAAAACCTACTGAATGTGGAGTGGAATCAAGCGCAGTTTGACACGCTGAGCCGCCTGCCCGGTGAACCGGCCGAGGGCGTCTCGGAGCTGCACTACACGCCCGGCACGCCATTTTTCGTGAAAGGCAGCGTGAGCGTGCTGTTTTAG
- a CDS encoding HupE/UreJ family protein, protein MLHFRLLLPLLLLAPAAASAHALDGVDVSKLSQADAVWIYLKLGFEHIIPLGLDHILFVLSIALLEPRLKSVLVQATAFTVAHSITLGLAMYGLISPPPGIIEPIIALSILFVALENILVSKLNPWRVVVVFGFGLVHGMGFASVLTGLGLPRRLFLESLLAFNVGVELGQVAVILLAWGLVGYWFSGKPWYKQRVVVPASIVIGLIAAYWTVERVFFA, encoded by the coding sequence ATGCTACATTTTCGTTTGCTGCTGCCGTTGCTGCTGCTGGCTCCGGCCGCCGCCAGCGCCCACGCGCTGGACGGCGTAGACGTCAGCAAACTCTCGCAGGCCGATGCGGTCTGGATTTACCTCAAGCTGGGCTTCGAGCACATCATCCCGCTGGGCCTCGACCATATCCTGTTCGTGCTGAGCATTGCGCTGCTGGAGCCGCGTCTGAAGTCGGTGCTGGTGCAGGCTACGGCCTTTACGGTGGCGCACTCCATCACGCTGGGGCTGGCCATGTACGGGCTGATTTCGCCGCCGCCGGGCATTATTGAGCCCATTATTGCGCTGTCGATCCTGTTTGTGGCGCTGGAAAACATCCTCGTCAGCAAGCTGAATCCGTGGCGGGTGGTGGTGGTGTTCGGCTTTGGCTTGGTGCACGGCATGGGTTTCGCCAGCGTACTGACCGGGTTGGGGCTGCCGCGGCGGCTGTTTCTGGAGTCGCTGCTGGCGTTCAATGTGGGCGTGGAGCTGGGCCAGGTGGCCGTGATTCTGCTGGCCTGGGGGCTGGTAGGCTACTGGTTCAGTGGCAAGCCCTGGTACAAGCAGCGCGTCGTGGTGCCGGCTTCCATCGTCATCGGCCTCATTGCCGCCTACTGGACGGTGGAGCGGGTGTTTTTCGCTTGA
- a CDS encoding tetratricopeptide repeat protein produces MRKYLYPILLLSFMAAVAALVFFRKPEPVPALKPRHGDLALGGEWVNTQQAVGGLLARLREQPDDTKAQLLLAQAYMQEGRVTGDHPYYDMAAVKLLDEILRREPDNFEALCCKASLSLTQHHFTEGLALAEQAVQLNPNNAFVYGLLCDANVELGRYPEAVRMADKMNTVRPDLRAYARVSYLREIHGDAPGAIEAMDMATKAGVGGLEQTEWSRITLGHLYETTGDLARAEQQYQTSLAARPGYAYALAGLGRIAKARHDYPAAIAHFLKARATVKDYAFADELTDLYRLNHEPAKANAMAREAIKMLATDAKEADDNEQMGHYADRELAYAYLKTNEPDKALEHAKAEYERRPDNIDVQETLAWVHYKRGEYAAARKLITQARRTNSQNPTLLCRAGLIATKTGHAAEGQALIRQALAINPHLSLELAEEGKQLLAGL; encoded by the coding sequence GTGCGAAAATATCTTTACCCGATTTTACTGCTGAGCTTTATGGCGGCGGTGGCGGCGCTGGTTTTCTTTCGGAAGCCCGAGCCGGTGCCCGCCCTCAAGCCCCGGCACGGCGACTTGGCCCTGGGCGGCGAGTGGGTGAACACCCAGCAAGCCGTGGGCGGCCTGCTGGCCCGCCTGCGCGAACAGCCCGACGACACCAAGGCCCAGCTGCTGCTGGCCCAGGCCTACATGCAGGAAGGCCGCGTGACCGGCGACCATCCATACTACGACATGGCCGCCGTGAAGCTGCTCGACGAGATTCTGCGCCGGGAGCCCGACAACTTTGAGGCGCTGTGCTGCAAAGCCTCGCTCAGCCTCACCCAGCACCACTTCACCGAAGGCCTGGCCCTGGCCGAACAAGCCGTGCAGCTCAACCCCAACAACGCCTTCGTGTATGGGCTGCTCTGCGACGCCAACGTGGAGCTGGGCCGCTACCCCGAAGCCGTCCGCATGGCCGACAAGATGAACACCGTGCGCCCCGACCTGCGGGCCTACGCCCGGGTGTCGTACCTGCGCGAAATCCACGGCGACGCGCCCGGCGCCATTGAGGCCATGGATATGGCCACCAAGGCCGGCGTGGGCGGTCTGGAACAAACCGAATGGTCGCGCATCACGCTGGGCCACCTCTACGAAACCACCGGCGACCTTGCCCGTGCCGAGCAGCAGTACCAGACTTCCCTAGCCGCCCGCCCTGGCTACGCCTACGCGCTGGCCGGCCTCGGCCGCATTGCCAAAGCCCGCCACGACTACCCGGCGGCCATTGCGCACTTTCTTAAGGCCCGCGCCACGGTGAAAGACTATGCTTTTGCCGATGAGCTGACCGACCTCTACCGCCTCAACCACGAGCCGGCTAAAGCCAACGCCATGGCCCGCGAGGCCATCAAAATGCTGGCTACCGACGCCAAGGAAGCCGACGACAACGAGCAGATGGGCCACTACGCCGACCGGGAGCTGGCCTACGCCTACCTCAAAACCAACGAGCCCGACAAAGCCCTCGAGCACGCCAAAGCCGAGTACGAGCGCCGCCCCGACAACATCGACGTGCAGGAAACGCTGGCCTGGGTGCACTACAAGCGCGGCGAATACGCCGCGGCCCGCAAGCTTATCACGCAGGCCCGCCGCACCAACTCCCAAAACCCCACGCTGCTCTGCCGCGCCGGCCTGATTGCCACCAAAACCGGCCACGCCGCCGAGGGCCAGGCTCTGATCCGGCAGGCGCTAGCCATCAACCCGCACCTGAGCCTGGAGCTGGCCGAGGAAGGCAAGCAGCTGCTGGCTGGCTTGTAG